In a single window of the Arthrobacter sp. StoSoilA2 genome:
- a CDS encoding acylphosphatase, translating into MAESPETHPGPANDAVRLTARVSGVVQGVGFRYWTARKADELLLTGTVRNRYDGSVELVAEGSTAHVGRFLDWLNSPRAPGRVENVESGVSPATGEFDEFRIVG; encoded by the coding sequence ATGGCTGAGTCCCCAGAAACGCACCCTGGTCCTGCCAACGATGCTGTGAGGCTCACGGCTCGCGTGAGCGGCGTGGTTCAAGGCGTCGGATTCCGGTACTGGACCGCGCGAAAAGCGGACGAACTCCTCCTCACCGGTACGGTCCGCAACCGTTACGACGGCTCTGTGGAACTCGTGGCCGAGGGATCCACGGCGCATGTTGGCCGCTTCCTGGACTGGCTTAACTCACCACGCGCTCCAGGCAGGGTGGAGAACGTGGAATCAGGCGTTTCCCCGGCGACGGGGGAGTTCGACGAGTTCCGGATAGTGGGCTAA
- a CDS encoding adenosine deaminase, with amino-acid sequence METFGEKTTTTAPPVAELHLHIEGTLQPELIFALAERNGIELPYEDIEELRERYEFMDLQSFLDLYYENMAVLQTEQDFTDMTRAYLQRAAAGGVRHAEIMMDPQAHVSRGVPLEVCVNGVANALATSEEDFGVSTLLIAAFLRDMSQASALEVLDQLLAMHAPIVGIGLDSAEVGNPPSKFERLYQRAGDAGLRRIAHAGEEGPAAYITEALDLLHVERIDHGIRCMEDTEVVQRLVAEQVPLTVCPLSNVRLRAVDKLADHPLPEMLAIGLNVCVNSDDPAYFGGYVDDNFEQLAKVLEFSVPEQATLAANSIRSSFASDARKAVLLDEVTEWVKASAPAQ; translated from the coding sequence GTGGAAACTTTTGGCGAGAAGACGACGACGACGGCGCCCCCGGTTGCCGAACTGCACCTGCACATCGAAGGGACTCTCCAACCAGAGCTGATCTTTGCCCTGGCCGAACGCAACGGCATTGAACTGCCATATGAAGACATCGAAGAACTGCGTGAGAGGTACGAATTTATGGATCTGCAGTCCTTCCTTGACTTGTACTACGAGAACATGGCCGTTCTGCAGACCGAGCAGGACTTCACTGACATGACGCGCGCTTATCTTCAGCGCGCCGCAGCCGGGGGAGTGCGCCACGCGGAAATCATGATGGATCCCCAGGCACACGTGTCCAGGGGTGTGCCGCTTGAGGTGTGCGTCAACGGTGTCGCGAATGCGCTGGCGACGTCGGAGGAAGACTTCGGCGTTTCGACACTCCTGATTGCAGCGTTCCTCAGGGACATGTCCCAGGCATCCGCACTTGAGGTGTTGGACCAGTTGCTCGCGATGCACGCCCCCATCGTCGGCATCGGGCTGGATTCAGCGGAGGTGGGCAATCCGCCGTCCAAGTTTGAGCGCTTGTACCAGCGTGCCGGTGACGCCGGTTTGCGCAGGATCGCCCACGCGGGCGAGGAAGGGCCGGCCGCTTACATCACCGAGGCGCTGGACTTGCTGCACGTGGAGCGGATCGATCACGGTATCCGCTGCATGGAAGACACGGAGGTGGTGCAGCGGCTCGTCGCGGAGCAGGTGCCCCTGACCGTTTGCCCGCTATCCAACGTTCGTTTGCGTGCGGTGGACAAGCTGGCTGATCACCCACTGCCGGAGATGCTTGCCATCGGTTTGAACGTTTGCGTGAACTCGGATGACCCTGCCTACTTTGGCGGCTATGTGGACGACAACTTCGAGCAGTTGGCCAAGGTCCTTGAGTTCTCGGTTCCGGAGCAGGCCACTTTGGCGGCAAACTCGATCCGATCCTCGTTCGCCAGCGACGCCCGGAAAGCCGTATTGCTGGATGAAGTGACGGAGTGGGTCAAGGCGTCTGCGCCTGCCCAATAA
- a CDS encoding glycosidase produces the protein MGANTAENTNLRLKAVLDILAEGVWSGATLNAGEVLAEAIGRVPFNDHEAELLSGGIPRGHKTLTSASAKLVKAGWLVKGRSGWTIPEDGLRATVAFPDVSAFAEALDAGTPVPADVPVPTAPPAKAKTKRAATSKKAAAPKAAASKAATTKAAATKAAPAAKKASTRKAPSKAAAAPAVETLPQPDAVAIAGDFNKILGAPEDWAPQYDEVQMEFNPLVQVWTLTADLPAGFYTYKIALNRSWDENYGAFGVRDGANHELNHDGGPVTFTYSHATHDIVTA, from the coding sequence ATGGGCGCGAACACCGCCGAGAACACCAACCTTCGTCTGAAGGCCGTACTGGACATCCTCGCTGAGGGCGTATGGTCTGGAGCCACGCTGAACGCAGGGGAAGTCCTGGCAGAGGCCATCGGACGCGTTCCTTTCAACGATCATGAGGCTGAACTTCTCAGTGGGGGCATTCCCCGCGGCCACAAAACCCTGACGTCGGCTTCGGCCAAGCTGGTCAAGGCCGGCTGGCTGGTCAAGGGACGTTCGGGCTGGACCATCCCGGAAGACGGCTTGCGGGCGACAGTCGCCTTCCCTGACGTTTCGGCTTTTGCAGAGGCCCTCGACGCCGGAACACCGGTACCAGCCGATGTTCCCGTGCCTACGGCCCCTCCCGCCAAGGCCAAGACGAAGCGTGCGGCAACGTCGAAGAAGGCTGCAGCTCCGAAGGCTGCCGCTAGCAAGGCTGCCACCACGAAGGCTGCCGCTACCAAGGCTGCGCCGGCCGCGAAGAAGGCTTCCACTCGTAAGGCTCCTTCGAAGGCAGCGGCGGCTCCCGCCGTCGAGACCCTGCCGCAGCCGGACGCCGTGGCGATCGCCGGTGACTTCAACAAAATCCTGGGCGCTCCCGAAGACTGGGCTCCCCAGTACGACGAAGTCCAGATGGAGTTCAACCCGCTGGTTCAGGTATGGACCCTGACCGCCGACCTGCCGGCCGGTTTCTATACCTACAAGATCGCGCTGAACCGTTCGTGGGACGAGAACTATGGTGCGTTCGGCGTCCGTGACGGCGCCAACCACGAGCTAAACCACGACGGCGGCCCTGTCACGTTCACGTACAGCCACGCAACGCACGACATCGTGACGGCCTAG
- a CDS encoding type II toxin-antitoxin system prevent-host-death family antitoxin — translation MTTIPHRELRNQSSKILERVKNGEIIDVTNNGEVAATLIPPSASPFERLLQAGSVRPATTSPVDFKILPRGASEMDTAGILADLRGDR, via the coding sequence ATGACAACAATTCCGCACCGTGAACTACGCAATCAGAGCAGCAAGATCCTGGAGCGGGTAAAGAACGGCGAAATCATCGATGTCACCAATAATGGTGAAGTTGCCGCAACGCTGATTCCGCCGTCGGCTTCGCCGTTTGAACGCTTGCTGCAAGCTGGCAGCGTGCGGCCAGCCACCACGAGTCCCGTCGACTTCAAGATTCTTCCGCGTGGTGCCAGTGAGATGGATACTGCCGGGATTTTGGCGGATCTGCGGGGGGATCGGTGA
- a CDS encoding PIN domain-containing protein gives MAAAHLSDITAAGGQLVASMLLYTELHCAARRRDLPFEVVNSVLAGINLVDVTRSDLMYAAASPRRLRSADAIHLATAIRLQVDSLVAYDQELLLAGVESGLTTSSPGA, from the coding sequence ATGGCAGCCGCTCACCTTTCGGACATAACTGCTGCCGGAGGGCAGCTTGTTGCCTCAATGCTCTTATATACGGAACTCCATTGCGCCGCCCGTCGTAGGGACCTGCCGTTCGAAGTGGTTAATAGCGTCCTCGCAGGTATTAATCTGGTCGACGTGACGCGCTCGGACCTCATGTATGCCGCGGCCTCGCCCAGACGACTTCGGAGCGCTGATGCAATCCACCTTGCTACAGCCATCAGGCTCCAAGTCGACAGTCTGGTCGCCTACGACCAGGAACTGCTGCTGGCAGGAGTGGAGTCTGGACTCACAACGTCGTCTCCCGGGGCCTGA
- a CDS encoding MFS transporter, whose translation MNIPNTAVEAQPSETAVATSETRPGGRAAALLITTLVLAVLSFQLNASMITPALPHIGSFFGETPEAVAQVQSMFFLAGAISGPVIGRWSDFIGRRTALLLVLAIMGAGTVLCIFAPNLPLLVTGRFMQGVSSAIFALSYIVLNEYLPARLFGTSIGIIAAINGGVGGVDGYFGGLMAETLGFQSIFVAVLALAAIAVVCVIKVVPGGKSAVAPGRMDWWGAGSLSVFLVFITYFVSTGSSAGWTSPAALGLLAGSIASFTAFWLIEKKRSTPLVAVHHLRSRQVWPVIATTVLTLAGIFAIINFTVVLLSQDKDNGFGLSASVAALLFLTPAALIGVFAAPLAGWIADRRGWIKTVRVGTATSLACAIAAALFADNQVAVLIAIAALGIFYNGFFLTAINGLSVLLSPKEAPAALPGINGASFGIGASLGVVVVAPFAGQGTAAGYSAALWISVSITVLAFLVSLFITAPKGEKI comes from the coding sequence GTGAATATCCCCAACACCGCGGTAGAGGCGCAGCCTTCCGAAACCGCAGTAGCGACGTCGGAGACCCGCCCCGGCGGTCGTGCTGCAGCCCTGCTGATCACCACGCTGGTTCTCGCCGTATTGTCGTTCCAGCTCAATGCCAGCATGATCACCCCGGCACTCCCGCACATCGGTTCCTTCTTTGGTGAAACGCCCGAGGCGGTGGCGCAGGTACAGTCCATGTTCTTCCTTGCGGGCGCCATCTCCGGACCCGTGATTGGACGCTGGAGCGATTTCATCGGCCGCCGCACCGCACTGCTCTTGGTCCTGGCCATCATGGGCGCTGGAACTGTGCTGTGCATCTTCGCCCCGAACCTGCCGCTGTTGGTCACAGGTCGCTTCATGCAGGGTGTCTCGAGTGCCATCTTCGCGCTCTCCTACATCGTGCTCAATGAATACCTGCCTGCCCGACTCTTCGGCACGTCCATCGGCATCATCGCTGCCATCAACGGCGGTGTGGGCGGTGTTGATGGCTACTTCGGTGGACTGATGGCTGAAACGCTTGGCTTCCAGTCGATCTTCGTTGCCGTGCTCGCCCTGGCCGCGATCGCCGTCGTATGCGTCATCAAAGTAGTCCCGGGCGGGAAGTCCGCTGTGGCTCCGGGGCGGATGGACTGGTGGGGTGCAGGTTCCCTGTCTGTGTTCCTCGTGTTCATCACGTACTTCGTCTCTACAGGTTCTTCGGCCGGTTGGACCTCCCCTGCCGCGCTTGGCCTGCTCGCTGGTAGCATCGCGTCCTTCACCGCATTCTGGCTCATCGAGAAGAAGCGCTCCACGCCTCTGGTCGCAGTCCACCACCTCCGTTCGCGCCAGGTATGGCCGGTCATCGCCACCACTGTGCTGACGCTCGCTGGCATCTTCGCGATCATCAACTTCACCGTGGTCCTTCTCAGCCAGGACAAGGACAACGGCTTCGGTTTGTCGGCCTCGGTGGCAGCATTGCTGTTCCTGACTCCGGCAGCCCTGATCGGCGTGTTCGCGGCCCCGCTCGCCGGCTGGATTGCCGACCGCCGCGGCTGGATCAAGACGGTCCGCGTCGGTACAGCCACCAGCCTGGCCTGCGCCATCGCGGCAGCCCTTTTCGCCGACAACCAAGTAGCCGTCCTCATCGCCATTGCAGCCTTGGGCATCTTCTACAACGGCTTCTTCCTCACTGCGATCAACGGACTATCCGTCCTGCTCTCGCCCAAGGAGGCACCGGCAGCACTGCCGGGAATCAACGGCGCCTCCTTCGGCATCGGGGCGAGCCTCGGCGTCGTGGTTGTTGCCCCGTTCGCTGGTCAGGGCACCGCAGCCGGGTACTCGGCGGCGCTCTGGATCTCGGTATCCATCACCGTCCTCGCCTTCCTTGTCAGCCTGTTCATCACGGCACCCAAGGGCGAAAAGATCTAA
- a CDS encoding DUF1622 domain-containing protein — MDFQHIIEVVGRYMDFAGVAVMVVGALVSIPLALRGYQPKRASGLAPFSPYRAYRQLLGRSILLGLELLVAADIIRTVAVTPTFESVGVLAIIVLIRTFLSFSLELEITGRWPWQKEKEHDGDAHLREPTPSATP, encoded by the coding sequence ATGGATTTCCAGCACATCATCGAAGTAGTTGGCCGGTACATGGACTTTGCCGGCGTGGCCGTCATGGTTGTTGGAGCGCTCGTTTCGATTCCGCTTGCCCTCCGCGGTTACCAGCCCAAACGAGCCAGCGGCCTCGCCCCGTTTTCGCCTTATCGCGCTTACCGGCAATTGCTGGGACGGTCCATCCTGTTGGGCCTGGAACTCCTGGTGGCAGCCGACATCATCCGCACCGTCGCAGTAACCCCTACGTTCGAGAGCGTGGGCGTCCTGGCGATCATCGTGCTGATCCGGACATTCCTCAGTTTCTCCCTCGAGCTGGAGATCACCGGCCGTTGGCCGTGGCAGAAGGAAAAAGAGCACGACGGCGATGCCCACCTGCGGGAGCCGACGCCCTCAGCAACCCCCTAG
- a CDS encoding metalloregulator ArsR/SmtB family transcription factor: MDAVFKALADPTRRELLDELFREDGQSASALGARFEMTRFGIAKHLKLLEDAGLVVTRRRGREKLHFLNPVPIRLIHDRWVSKYAEPWAAALSDLKSRLESPMEKIFEIYIKTTPERLWEAITNSEIRSKYQFGNTFTADWTPGGRFEMRNVKAEEPLGEGENIEVDPPRRLVQTMQALWGEDVKAEGTSRITWEIEPVGDSCHLTVTHDQLREGANEQLYGGWPMILSGLKTWLETGETLTTPGSLMYA, encoded by the coding sequence ATGGACGCCGTGTTCAAGGCGCTGGCAGACCCCACCCGGCGGGAACTGCTCGACGAACTCTTCCGGGAGGACGGGCAATCCGCCTCCGCACTCGGAGCCCGGTTCGAGATGACCCGCTTCGGCATCGCCAAGCACCTCAAACTGTTGGAGGATGCCGGACTGGTGGTCACGCGCCGCCGAGGACGTGAAAAGCTGCATTTCCTGAACCCCGTCCCCATCAGGCTCATCCACGACCGCTGGGTGAGCAAATACGCAGAACCATGGGCCGCTGCACTCAGCGACCTCAAATCCAGATTGGAAAGTCCCATGGAGAAGATCTTCGAGATTTACATCAAGACCACTCCGGAACGGCTCTGGGAAGCCATCACCAACAGCGAAATCCGCAGCAAGTACCAGTTCGGGAACACGTTCACGGCGGACTGGACTCCCGGCGGCCGGTTCGAAATGCGGAACGTCAAAGCGGAGGAGCCCCTGGGCGAAGGCGAGAACATCGAGGTCGATCCCCCGCGGCGGCTGGTCCAGACGATGCAAGCGTTGTGGGGCGAGGACGTCAAAGCGGAAGGAACGTCGCGGATCACCTGGGAAATCGAACCCGTGGGCGATTCCTGCCACCTCACCGTTACGCACGATCAACTCCGCGAAGGCGCCAACGAGCAGCTTTACGGCGGCTGGCCCATGATCCTCTCCGGGCTCAAGACGTGGCTCGAAACAGGCGAAACACTGACAACGCCCGGCTCGCTCATGTACGCCTAG
- a CDS encoding GntR family transcriptional regulator, translating to MTDNAVQFLSRPIAPQPGQPLRVAAYSRIAEAIRTKLLPPGSLLPTETELGVMMDVSRTVIREALMLLEEDGLTRARRGVGRFVADSLPRIGIEHIRPFDQLLGGSEQDIQVKRVAAIKQPASEFVAPGIGVQPGEDCWFWESVLIRNGEPVAHLQENVAQGIPEAEALSEAAEAPTLSASTLLEVLSGLPGASLGPGECEISLSTAGPSRAKLLDLRPSEPVLVLTEYVRRNGSPFYLAKCLVAAKAGHLSVIQSS from the coding sequence TTGACCGACAATGCCGTCCAGTTCCTGTCCCGACCCATTGCGCCGCAACCCGGCCAGCCTTTGCGCGTTGCGGCATACTCACGCATAGCCGAGGCAATCAGGACCAAGCTCCTCCCTCCCGGCTCGCTGCTCCCCACCGAGACCGAGCTGGGCGTCATGATGGACGTCAGCCGCACCGTGATCCGGGAAGCGCTGATGCTGCTGGAGGAAGACGGACTCACCAGGGCACGGCGTGGAGTCGGACGATTCGTGGCTGATTCGCTGCCACGGATCGGCATCGAACACATCCGCCCGTTCGATCAACTCCTTGGCGGCTCTGAACAGGACATCCAGGTCAAGCGCGTTGCGGCGATCAAACAGCCTGCCTCGGAATTCGTGGCGCCCGGAATCGGCGTTCAGCCCGGCGAAGACTGCTGGTTTTGGGAAAGCGTGCTGATCCGCAATGGCGAGCCCGTGGCACACCTGCAGGAAAACGTCGCCCAGGGAATCCCCGAGGCCGAGGCACTCTCAGAAGCGGCGGAAGCTCCCACCCTTTCGGCTTCCACCCTTTTGGAGGTCCTCAGCGGGCTTCCGGGGGCGTCACTTGGACCTGGCGAATGCGAAATCAGCCTGAGCACCGCCGGTCCCAGCCGCGCCAAGTTGCTGGACCTTCGCCCGTCCGAGCCGGTCCTGGTCCTCACTGAGTACGTCCGCCGCAACGGGTCTCCGTTCTACCTGGCCAAATGCCTCGTGGCCGCCAAGGCCGGCCACCTCTCCGTCATCCAGTCCTCCTGA
- a CDS encoding nucleoside hydrolase, giving the protein MIQTTAAPFYLDCDTGIDDALALAYLLATPRAELVGIGTVSGNISAAGGARNTLDLLKLAGHPDIPVAIGAHDPQVGSFHGGAPHVHGDNGIGGVELAPSDREPVEATAAELLVQLAHKHAGELRIVAIGPLTNIAEALRLEPKLPELIAEITIMGGAALAPGNITPVAEANIANDPEAAAEVFTAEWNVTLVPLDVTMTNVLEETHRQELLASEHPVSKALGEMLGYYFGFYVDIFGRACSAMHDPLAAAIAVRGVELTVAPTVRVEVDTTNGPSRGQTVCDLRGQYLGFPDQRGARCRVVLEIGEDFAPHLLGTMQAAWLSEEELTAPVA; this is encoded by the coding sequence ATGATCCAGACCACCGCAGCTCCCTTCTACCTCGACTGCGATACGGGAATCGACGACGCCCTCGCCCTCGCCTACCTGCTCGCAACCCCGCGGGCGGAACTCGTTGGCATCGGCACTGTGAGCGGCAATATCAGCGCCGCCGGTGGTGCCCGGAACACCCTGGACCTGCTGAAACTGGCCGGGCATCCGGACATCCCCGTGGCGATCGGTGCGCATGATCCGCAGGTCGGCAGCTTCCACGGCGGTGCACCGCATGTCCATGGCGATAACGGCATCGGCGGGGTGGAGCTTGCTCCGTCGGATCGTGAGCCCGTTGAGGCGACGGCTGCTGAACTGCTGGTGCAGCTGGCACACAAGCATGCCGGGGAGCTGCGTATCGTGGCGATCGGTCCGCTGACCAACATCGCCGAAGCACTCCGGCTGGAGCCGAAGCTGCCGGAGCTCATCGCTGAAATTACCATCATGGGCGGCGCGGCCTTGGCCCCGGGAAACATCACTCCCGTTGCTGAAGCCAACATCGCCAACGACCCCGAGGCCGCGGCGGAAGTATTTACCGCAGAGTGGAACGTGACCCTTGTTCCGCTGGACGTCACCATGACCAACGTCCTGGAGGAAACCCACCGCCAGGAGCTGCTGGCATCCGAGCACCCCGTTTCGAAGGCACTGGGCGAAATGCTTGGCTACTACTTCGGCTTCTATGTGGACATCTTCGGGCGGGCTTGCTCAGCGATGCACGATCCCCTGGCCGCTGCCATTGCCGTCAGGGGAGTGGAGTTGACGGTGGCGCCGACCGTTCGCGTGGAGGTCGACACAACAAACGGTCCCAGCCGCGGACAGACCGTGTGCGACCTCCGTGGACAGTACCTCGGGTTCCCCGACCAGCGTGGTGCGCGTTGCCGCGTGGTGCTGGAAATTGGCGAAGACTTCGCCCCGCACCTGCTGGGCACCATGCAGGCAGCCTGGCTCTCCGAAGAGGAGCTCACCGCTCCCGTCGCCTAA
- a CDS encoding ribokinase → MSSSPQSSAPILTPASTALTVVGSINLDITATADRLPTPGETVGGAVLRQQPGGKGANQAVAAARLAGVSRMVGAVGRDEAGRSLLEAMASAGVDVQDIAQVDAATGTALVLVDGDGENQIVVCPGANGEVSVHGVSFADEEAVLCQLEVDQSVVLEAARRTNGYFALNAAPAAPILPELLERCDLVIVNETEYALIPALRTAPLVAVTYGGEGSAIFEHGERVAEAPAVRVTDIANTIGAGDAFCAALVLALRSGLEHSHALAVANAVGADAVRDASSQPALKTLAHYIEATGHTAQTA, encoded by the coding sequence ATGAGCTCCTCCCCTCAGTCTTCTGCGCCCATTTTGACTCCCGCGAGCACCGCACTCACCGTCGTGGGCAGCATCAACCTCGACATCACCGCTACCGCAGACCGCCTCCCGACGCCGGGCGAAACCGTCGGCGGGGCCGTCCTCCGCCAGCAGCCCGGCGGCAAGGGCGCCAACCAGGCCGTGGCTGCGGCCCGGCTCGCCGGCGTCTCCCGCATGGTGGGGGCAGTAGGCCGGGACGAAGCAGGCCGCAGCCTCCTCGAAGCAATGGCGAGTGCCGGCGTCGACGTCCAGGACATCGCGCAGGTGGATGCTGCGACGGGCACGGCACTGGTCCTGGTGGACGGCGATGGCGAGAACCAGATCGTTGTGTGCCCCGGCGCGAATGGGGAAGTGTCCGTGCATGGAGTCTCCTTCGCCGACGAGGAAGCCGTGCTGTGCCAACTTGAAGTGGACCAGAGCGTGGTGCTTGAAGCCGCCCGGCGAACCAATGGCTACTTTGCCCTCAACGCGGCACCCGCCGCGCCCATCCTCCCGGAACTCCTGGAACGCTGCGACCTGGTGATCGTCAATGAAACCGAGTACGCCCTGATCCCCGCCCTTCGCACGGCACCCCTTGTTGCGGTGACGTATGGCGGCGAGGGCTCGGCGATCTTCGAGCACGGCGAACGGGTAGCCGAAGCTCCTGCAGTTCGGGTCACGGATATCGCGAACACGATCGGAGCCGGCGATGCTTTCTGCGCCGCGCTGGTCCTGGCCCTTCGCTCCGGACTTGAGCACAGCCATGCCCTGGCAGTGGCCAACGCCGTAGGTGCGGACGCTGTGCGGGATGCCTCGTCACAGCCTGCGTTGAAGACGTTGGCGCACTACATCGAGGCGACAGGACATACTGCGCAGACCGCCTGA
- a CDS encoding MSMEG_6728 family protein, whose translation MQTFLPFADFRESAAALDTSRLGKQRVEALQVLRALVIPEYGWQQHPAVRMWMGHVPALTMYGLAMADEWIQRGHPDNTRNNIAEFAPQAAHPDYASRIIMPPWLGYEDLHLSHRSKLLGKDPKFYGPLFPGVEEKLEYIWPEPKHEFHPEDPEEDRLWILRANVEELRPEQLTTVSMPPHGKAKAAAAPESDEYQFVYAEEKSRRQLKGPKKRPAKVLEKKPTRKRQAQEAAFNTLPGKTEIAVPFDDGQIFAVGLIHGRPITVEGKFARNFEVTDVVKRTDFDYPALLQDPRVFFPVPAPAQ comes from the coding sequence ATGCAGACTTTCCTCCCTTTCGCCGATTTCCGTGAGAGCGCCGCGGCGCTCGACACCTCAAGGCTCGGCAAACAGCGCGTCGAAGCCCTCCAGGTCCTCCGCGCACTGGTCATCCCGGAGTACGGTTGGCAGCAGCACCCCGCCGTCCGTATGTGGATGGGCCACGTCCCCGCGCTCACCATGTACGGCCTCGCAATGGCCGACGAGTGGATCCAGCGCGGCCACCCGGACAACACCCGCAACAACATCGCGGAGTTCGCACCGCAGGCCGCCCACCCGGACTACGCCTCCAGGATCATCATGCCGCCATGGCTGGGCTACGAGGACCTGCACCTCAGCCACCGTTCCAAGCTCCTTGGGAAAGACCCCAAGTTCTACGGACCGCTCTTCCCGGGCGTCGAAGAGAAACTGGAATACATCTGGCCCGAGCCCAAGCACGAGTTCCACCCCGAAGACCCTGAAGAGGACCGTCTCTGGATCCTGCGCGCCAACGTGGAGGAACTCCGTCCAGAACAGCTCACCACCGTGAGCATGCCGCCGCATGGCAAGGCCAAGGCTGCCGCAGCTCCGGAATCCGACGAGTACCAATTCGTGTACGCGGAAGAGAAGTCCCGCCGCCAACTCAAGGGCCCCAAGAAGCGTCCTGCCAAGGTGCTGGAGAAGAAGCCCACGCGGAAACGCCAAGCCCAGGAAGCTGCGTTCAATACGCTTCCCGGCAAGACCGAGATCGCCGTTCCGTTCGATGACGGCCAGATCTTCGCTGTCGGCCTGATCCATGGACGGCCGATCACGGTTGAGGGCAAGTTCGCCCGCAACTTCGAAGTCACCGACGTGGTCAAGCGCACCGATTTCGATTACCCGGCACTGCTGCAGGATCCCCGGGTCTTCTTCCCGGTCCCCGCACCGGCACAGTAA